From the genome of Leptolyngbya sp. FACHB-261, one region includes:
- a CDS encoding ABC transporter ATP-binding protein, protein MTQELAKELAICTRGLTKQFDRHIAVNDLDLQIEVGEVYGLIGPNGAGKTTLIRMLAAAEEPTTGEIYIHGERLSRELNAPILKRRLGYLPDDFPLYDDLTVWDYLDYFARLYQLQEPRRSRRLSEVLELVNLSSKRNSPIAALSRGMKQRLSLARTIIHEPIVLLLDEPVSGLDPIARMQFREIIKVLQEAGMTILISSHVLSDLAELCTSVGIMELGFLVESTSLRKLYQRLSRQQIVLSTLGDLDALKSELRNHASINAVEVLPGQQTVRAQFSGTPEESAALLRNLIEAGIPLTEFHCVQEDLETIFLKLGHQQVS, encoded by the coding sequence ATGACCCAAGAATTGGCGAAAGAATTAGCGATCTGTACACGCGGTCTTACCAAGCAATTTGACCGCCACATAGCCGTCAATGATCTGGATTTGCAGATCGAAGTGGGGGAAGTTTACGGGCTGATTGGCCCCAATGGGGCAGGCAAAACGACCCTGATCCGGATGCTGGCGGCTGCCGAAGAACCGACCACAGGTGAGATTTACATTCATGGCGAACGGCTGTCTCGCGAGCTGAATGCTCCCATTCTCAAACGTCGTCTGGGCTATCTGCCCGATGACTTTCCGCTCTACGACGACTTAACGGTTTGGGATTATCTCGACTACTTCGCACGGCTCTATCAATTACAGGAACCACGCCGCAGCCGGCGCTTGAGTGAAGTTCTAGAACTCGTGAACTTGTCCAGCAAACGCAACAGTCCGATTGCGGCCCTATCCCGTGGCATGAAGCAACGGCTCAGTCTGGCCCGAACCATTATTCATGAGCCAATTGTGCTGCTGCTCGATGAGCCTGTCTCTGGCCTGGATCCGATCGCCCGGATGCAGTTTCGGGAAATCATCAAGGTGCTTCAAGAAGCCGGGATGACCATTCTGATCTCGTCGCACGTGCTGAGTGACTTGGCCGAACTGTGCACCTCGGTTGGCATTATGGAGCTGGGTTTTTTGGTTGAAAGCACTTCGTTGCGAAAACTCTACCAGCGTCTCAGCCGTCAGCAAATCGTGTTATCAACCTTGGGCGATCTCGATGCACTCAAGTCTGAATTGCGTAATCACGCTTCGATCAATGCAGTAGAAGTGCTGCCAGGGCAGCAGACGGTGCGAGCTCAATTTTCAGGAACCCCGGAAGAGAGTGCAGCGCTGCTTCGCAATCTAATCGAGGCAGGCATTCCGTTAACTGAGTTCCATTGTGTTCAAGAAGATTTGGAGACTATCTTTCTTAAATTGGGTCATCAACAAGTTTCCTAA
- a CDS encoding ABC transporter permease: MIRLDYLGDWNPQLLRELKGRLKPQTLIVSGSVSVLSQILVLLKFYADLPSNIPNAGTLYSRYCTGYYTGDRNDYYAHYTVTCLQNASGDLIINWQVWWLEVFKAISLVLPFVLLVVGAYILISDIAKEERRGTFNFIRLSPRASQNILLGKLLGTPILLYLGTALVVPLHIWSGLTGGATLGSILSFYATLLASCCLFYSASLLYALLGGLQAWLGALLVFITLFLFKNVEASLGYGAPGDLQWFSIPIGRNLSLAQGLLVLTCVFWTYWIWQALDRRFNNPGATPLSKQQSYLLTACFEVLLIGFFWHNLDKGAWQAEAPFGSRLLESLFFLSVFNLLAFLGLIAALSPHRQTLQDWARYQHQNRATANHVVKRNGNTGNTSNQRLIQDLLWGERSPALVAIAVNTVIAATVLVPWILLCPSGSLRLQALLSLELGCGLILVCAVLVQLLLLMKTPKRVLWALGTLGAVIVLPPIVLLMLSLTPKEAADLWLLTAFPVVALSQASAMSTGFALLGQWSVFVALSLRLHRQLRQAGESATKALLAGRPALAPEP; encoded by the coding sequence GTGATTAGACTCGATTATTTAGGTGATTGGAATCCGCAACTCCTGCGCGAGCTCAAAGGCCGTCTAAAACCCCAGACTCTAATCGTCTCCGGGTCTGTGTCTGTGCTTAGCCAGATTCTAGTCCTTTTGAAATTCTACGCTGACCTTCCAAGTAATATCCCTAATGCTGGCACGCTCTACAGCCGTTACTGCACAGGTTACTACACGGGTGATCGCAATGACTACTACGCGCACTATACCGTGACTTGTTTACAGAATGCATCTGGCGATCTAATTATTAACTGGCAAGTGTGGTGGCTGGAGGTTTTCAAGGCCATCAGCTTAGTTCTGCCTTTTGTATTGCTAGTAGTTGGCGCTTATATTCTGATTAGTGATATTGCCAAAGAAGAACGTCGCGGCACCTTTAATTTTATTCGTTTAAGCCCAAGGGCTAGTCAGAACATTTTGCTTGGCAAACTATTGGGTACACCCATTCTGCTATATCTAGGAACTGCTCTAGTAGTTCCCTTGCATATATGGTCTGGCCTGACAGGTGGGGCAACATTAGGCTCGATCTTAAGCTTCTACGCTACTCTCTTGGCTAGTTGCTGTTTGTTTTATAGCGCTTCCTTGCTCTATGCATTATTAGGTGGTCTTCAAGCCTGGCTAGGCGCTCTGCTCGTCTTCATCACGCTCTTTTTGTTTAAAAATGTAGAAGCCTCTTTAGGGTATGGCGCTCCCGGAGATTTGCAGTGGTTCTCAATTCCTATCGGTCGTAACTTGTCACTTGCCCAAGGCCTTTTGGTGCTTACCTGCGTTTTCTGGACTTATTGGATTTGGCAAGCACTGGATCGGCGCTTTAATAACCCAGGAGCAACGCCCTTAAGCAAACAGCAGAGTTATTTACTAACTGCCTGTTTTGAGGTTCTGCTCATAGGATTCTTCTGGCACAACTTAGACAAAGGCGCTTGGCAAGCTGAAGCACCATTCGGTAGCCGTCTTCTAGAGTCTCTTTTCTTTCTGTCCGTTTTCAATCTGTTGGCTTTCCTCGGACTCATTGCGGCGCTCTCACCACACCGTCAAACCCTTCAGGACTGGGCACGCTACCAGCATCAGAACAGGGCAACAGCCAATCATGTCGTCAAACGCAATGGCAATACTGGTAACACCAGCAATCAACGCCTCATTCAAGATTTGCTATGGGGAGAAAGAAGCCCTGCCTTGGTTGCGATTGCAGTTAACACAGTGATTGCAGCAACTGTTCTTGTACCCTGGATTTTGCTGTGTCCTTCAGGGTCTCTACGTTTGCAAGCCCTGCTCAGTCTCGAGCTGGGTTGTGGCCTAATCCTGGTTTGCGCAGTGCTTGTTCAGCTTCTCCTACTTATGAAAACGCCAAAGCGCGTTTTGTGGGCTTTAGGAACCCTGGGCGCGGTCATTGTATTGCCCCCTATAGTGCTGCTCATGCTGTCTCTCACTCCTAAGGAGGCAGCTGACCTATGGCTGCTCACAGCCTTTCCTGTGGTTGCCTTGAGTCAAGCCTCGGCCATGAGCACTGGCTTCGCCCTCCTGGGTCAGTGGAGCGTGTTCGTGGCTCTTAGCTTGAGACTGCACCGACAACTCCGACAGGCCGGAGAGTCAGCAACTAAAGCTTTATTAGCAGGACGACCGGCTCTAGCACCTGAACCGTAA
- the sucD gene encoding succinate--CoA ligase subunit alpha — protein MKDINFSAKSRILVQGMTGRMGATHTQLMLAYGTPIVAGVTPGRGGQEFSGIPVFDLVEQAQEAVGNIDTSVIFVPAYYAVDAALEAIESGIRQIVIITEGIPPLDMVRLVRKAEATETLVIGPNCPGVIVPHQKLLIGIHPGSIYTPGCVGLISRSGTLTYEIASELSRAGLGQSIGVGIGGDTIIGSSLPQWLQTLDEDEPTEVIVLVGEIGGSTEEEAAQYISETIEKPVIAYIAGRSAPLGKRMGHAGAITAGGTGTADSKIAAFKAVGIPVAERPSQIPELVAKALKKSKD, from the coding sequence ATGAAAGACATTAACTTTAGCGCCAAGAGCCGCATTCTCGTTCAAGGTATGACTGGGCGGATGGGGGCAACCCATACCCAGCTCATGCTGGCCTATGGAACTCCAATCGTGGCCGGAGTGACACCAGGGCGAGGTGGGCAAGAGTTTAGTGGGATTCCTGTTTTTGACTTAGTCGAACAAGCTCAAGAAGCAGTAGGCAACATCGACACCAGCGTGATTTTTGTGCCTGCCTACTATGCGGTTGATGCTGCTCTAGAAGCGATTGAGTCTGGCATTCGCCAGATTGTGATCATCACTGAAGGTATCCCGCCGTTGGATATGGTGCGCTTGGTCCGCAAAGCCGAGGCGACAGAAACCCTGGTGATTGGACCCAACTGTCCTGGGGTGATTGTGCCTCATCAAAAACTTCTGATCGGCATCCATCCCGGCTCGATCTACACTCCCGGCTGTGTGGGGCTAATCAGTCGCAGTGGCACCCTTACTTACGAGATCGCCTCCGAGTTGAGCCGCGCTGGCCTGGGTCAATCGATTGGGGTAGGTATTGGCGGCGACACGATCATTGGCTCTTCATTACCACAGTGGTTGCAAACTCTAGATGAGGATGAGCCAACTGAAGTGATTGTGCTGGTGGGTGAAATCGGCGGCAGCACTGAAGAGGAAGCCGCGCAGTATATCTCCGAGACGATTGAGAAGCCCGTAATCGCTTATATTGCGGGCCGCAGTGCACCTCTAGGCAAAAGGATGGGCCATGCGGGGGCAATCACCGCAGGAGGAACCGGTACTGCTGATTCTAAGATTGCCGCATTCAAAGCTGTGGGTATTCCCGTGGCAGAGCGCCCTTCCCAAATTCCAGAACTGGTGGCAAAGGCGCTCAAGAAGTCCAAAGACTGA
- a CDS encoding succinate--CoA ligase subunit beta: MDLLEYQAKLLFREAGIPVLLSQRIDRPEDLKGLKVPYPVVLKSQVRSGGRGKAGGIKFVENTIDAVAAAQTIFGLPINGEYPDVLLAEAKFAARQEFYLAVMLDRQVRRPVLLGSQAGGIEIESLSDQIQQVVVEDEFSSFYARRLALRMGLTGDQIQSVSLILEKMYGLFASEDLDLIEINPLGVSESGQIMALDGKVSVNDDALNRHPDLLCLKPAARAGDREDEARSLGLQLVTLNGNVGVLCNGAGLTMATMDLINLQGGKPANFLDVGGGAGRERIERGLELVAQDKNVRVLLVNILGGITSCDEVAAAVEAYRSRLMREQVKDAPQLIVRLQGNDMDKARERMAASGLPLLETLDEAVDIAVAATASARPLKK; this comes from the coding sequence ATGGATTTACTGGAATACCAGGCGAAGCTGCTATTTCGGGAGGCCGGCATTCCGGTATTGCTCTCCCAACGAATTGACCGTCCTGAAGATTTAAAAGGGCTCAAGGTACCCTATCCAGTTGTGCTGAAGTCTCAAGTCCGCTCTGGCGGTCGGGGCAAAGCCGGAGGGATCAAATTTGTTGAAAATACGATTGATGCTGTAGCTGCTGCCCAAACAATATTTGGTTTGCCAATTAATGGGGAATACCCAGATGTTTTGCTGGCAGAAGCCAAATTTGCCGCCCGGCAGGAGTTCTATCTGGCAGTGATGCTAGACCGTCAGGTGCGGCGGCCGGTGCTGCTGGGCTCGCAGGCCGGCGGAATTGAAATCGAATCTCTTTCAGATCAAATTCAGCAAGTAGTCGTGGAGGATGAGTTTTCCTCCTTCTACGCTCGACGGCTGGCGTTGCGCATGGGCTTAACTGGCGACCAGATTCAGTCGGTGAGCCTGATTTTAGAGAAAATGTATGGTCTTTTTGCCAGCGAAGACCTGGATCTGATCGAGATTAATCCTTTGGGTGTCAGCGAAAGCGGTCAGATCATGGCCTTGGATGGCAAAGTTAGCGTCAACGATGATGCTCTCAACCGCCATCCCGATTTGCTTTGTCTTAAACCTGCAGCCCGTGCAGGAGACCGTGAAGATGAAGCCCGATCTCTGGGCTTACAACTGGTTACCCTGAACGGCAATGTGGGGGTGCTCTGCAATGGTGCTGGTCTCACGATGGCCACGATGGATCTAATCAATCTGCAAGGCGGCAAACCCGCCAACTTCTTGGACGTTGGCGGTGGTGCTGGCCGTGAGCGCATTGAACGGGGCCTGGAACTGGTGGCTCAAGACAAAAATGTGCGGGTACTGCTGGTCAATATTTTGGGAGGTATTACCTCTTGTGATGAAGTAGCCGCAGCGGTAGAAGCTTATCGTAGTCGGCTGATGCGCGAGCAGGTGAAAGACGCACCGCAATTGATCGTGCGCCTCCAGGGTAACGACATGGATAAAGCGCGGGAGCGCATGGCGGCATCGGGACTACCCTTGCTAGAAACTCTAGATGAGGCGGTAGACATAGCCGTGGCCGCAACTGCCTCAGCCCGCCCCTTGAAGAAGTGA
- a CDS encoding response regulator transcription factor — protein sequence MKDTSSGDHRQLLLIDDDPNLILLVKDYLEFRGYEVITAGNGREALEVLERNLPDMIICDIMMPEMDGYAFVQKVRGDSRTNWIPVLFLSAKGQSADRVKGLNTGADVYMVKPFEPEELVAQVESSLKAASRLIQHNTRTGDGQPKIQVAFDVELTPTELKVIQFVARGMANREIAEELNVSQRTIESHVSNMLGKTGLHNRTELARWAIESGMA from the coding sequence ATGAAGGACACCAGCTCAGGCGATCACAGGCAGCTTCTGCTGATCGATGATGACCCGAATTTGATTCTGCTGGTCAAGGACTATCTTGAATTTCGCGGATACGAAGTCATCACGGCTGGCAATGGGCGCGAGGCGCTTGAGGTACTAGAGCGTAATTTGCCAGATATGATCATCTGCGACATCATGATGCCGGAAATGGACGGCTACGCTTTTGTTCAAAAGGTACGGGGCGACTCCCGCACTAATTGGATTCCAGTCTTGTTTCTGTCTGCAAAGGGTCAGAGCGCAGACCGGGTTAAAGGGCTCAACACTGGAGCCGATGTCTACATGGTCAAGCCCTTCGAACCCGAAGAGTTAGTCGCTCAAGTCGAGTCCTCACTTAAGGCCGCCTCACGCTTAATTCAGCACAATACACGCACGGGTGATGGTCAGCCGAAGATTCAGGTCGCCTTTGACGTTGAACTCACACCGACGGAACTTAAGGTAATTCAGTTTGTGGCTCGAGGGATGGCAAACCGCGAGATCGCGGAGGAGCTCAACGTTAGTCAACGTACGATTGAGAGCCACGTCAGCAACATGTTAGGCAAGACTGGCCTACACAACCGTACAGAATTGGCTCGTTGGGCGATTGAGAGCGGGATGGCCTAA
- a CDS encoding DUF3493 domain-containing protein — MADLSPEDRTRLRAEVAAPYRGLRKLVYGACAASGLIGALVFGVKLLAGRELESSLPSFALQTGVVALMIWLFRLEQRADARLQERMRKREAKR; from the coding sequence ATGGCTGACCTTTCTCCAGAAGACCGAACTCGACTCAGAGCTGAAGTGGCAGCGCCCTATCGGGGGCTGCGTAAGTTGGTTTATGGAGCCTGTGCCGCTTCCGGTCTGATCGGGGCGCTGGTGTTTGGGGTGAAACTTTTAGCTGGACGTGAGTTGGAGAGTAGCCTGCCTAGCTTTGCCTTGCAGACTGGTGTCGTGGCCTTGATGATTTGGTTGTTTCGGCTAGAGCAACGAGCGGATGCCCGGTTGCAGGAGCGCATGCGCAAGCGGGAGGCGAAACGTTAG
- the tmk gene encoding dTMP kinase yields the protein MGGKLITFEGVEGAGKTTQLERLQTWLVAEGYKVQVTREPGGTALGVQIRSLLLHSDTVSERAELLLYAADRAHHVDTVLRPALQAEYIVLCDRYTDSTLAYQGYGRGLPHDLIATINQIATAGLQPDLTLWLDLDAAHGLSRIQQRQSQADRLERAALSFHTSVQQGFTALARTYPERIVRVDASQSPEQVQQAVQTALQERLGLW from the coding sequence ATGGGTGGAAAGCTAATCACATTCGAGGGCGTGGAAGGGGCAGGCAAAACCACTCAGTTAGAACGACTCCAAACCTGGCTAGTAGCAGAAGGTTACAAGGTCCAAGTGACGCGGGAACCAGGGGGGACAGCCCTGGGGGTTCAGATCCGCTCCTTGCTGCTGCATAGCGATACGGTCTCTGAACGAGCAGAGTTGCTGCTGTATGCCGCCGATCGAGCTCACCATGTAGACACTGTGCTACGTCCTGCATTACAAGCGGAATATATAGTGCTCTGCGATCGCTACACTGACTCCACCCTGGCCTACCAGGGCTACGGTCGGGGCTTACCCCACGACCTAATTGCCACGATCAACCAAATTGCCACCGCAGGTCTGCAACCTGATTTGACACTCTGGCTTGATCTAGACGCCGCCCACGGGCTTAGCCGCATTCAGCAGCGACAGAGCCAAGCCGATCGGCTAGAGCGCGCTGCCTTGAGCTTTCATACTTCAGTGCAGCAGGGTTTTACAGCCCTGGCTCGAACTTATCCGGAACGCATCGTGCGTGTCGATGCCAGCCAGTCACCAGAGCAAGTTCAGCAGGCAGTGCAGACCGCTCTACAAGAACGTCTGGGCCTATGGTGA
- a CDS encoding DNA polymerase III subunit delta', translated as MVSFSNALFSPVVGQTAAISILAAALRQQRIAPAYLFAGPEGVGRAEAARCFIAGLVSPPDLQPSQQLELVARLRQGNHPDVLWVQPTYQHQGKLLSAAEAEASGLKRRAPPQIRLEQVREVGRFVSHPPLESTHSVVVLEGAETMAEAAANALLKTLEEPGQATLILLAPSTEALLPTLVSRCARVPFHRLSTQDMALVLERCGHAAILEQPEVLLMAQGSPGAAIESAQQLTQIPTAILQLCELLPATPREALTLAKQISSLEPEVQLWLASYLQQRYWRISTRPDLGFLKTLEEVRSQLVSYVQPRLVWEVTLLQAVAVDPAGHC; from the coding sequence ATGGTGAGCTTTAGCAATGCTCTATTTAGCCCGGTTGTGGGCCAGACTGCGGCAATTAGTATCTTGGCGGCTGCCTTACGACAGCAACGCATCGCTCCAGCCTACCTGTTCGCTGGACCGGAGGGAGTTGGACGAGCTGAGGCAGCTCGCTGTTTCATTGCAGGCTTAGTCTCACCGCCTGATTTGCAACCGAGCCAGCAGTTAGAGCTAGTGGCACGACTACGCCAGGGAAACCATCCGGACGTGCTCTGGGTACAGCCAACCTATCAGCACCAAGGCAAGCTCCTCAGCGCTGCCGAGGCAGAAGCCAGCGGTCTCAAACGACGAGCCCCGCCGCAAATTCGTCTAGAACAAGTGCGCGAAGTCGGTCGCTTTGTCAGCCACCCCCCCCTAGAAAGCACTCATTCAGTGGTGGTTTTAGAGGGAGCAGAGACTATGGCTGAGGCGGCAGCCAATGCGCTGCTGAAAACTCTAGAGGAGCCCGGTCAGGCGACGCTGATCCTACTCGCTCCTAGCACAGAAGCCTTACTACCAACTCTGGTGTCTCGGTGTGCTCGCGTGCCTTTTCACCGACTGTCTACTCAGGATATGGCCTTGGTGCTAGAGCGCTGTGGACATGCCGCCATTCTGGAGCAGCCTGAGGTCCTGTTGATGGCTCAGGGTAGCCCTGGGGCCGCCATTGAAAGCGCTCAACAGCTCACTCAAATTCCTACAGCAATCCTGCAACTTTGCGAACTATTACCAGCAACGCCTCGCGAAGCGCTGACTCTCGCCAAGCAAATCAGCAGCCTGGAGCCTGAGGTGCAGTTATGGTTAGCCAGTTATCTGCAACAGCGCTATTGGCGCATCTCGACCCGCCCTGATCTGGGCTTTCTCAAGACTTTAGAGGAAGTACGTAGCCAACTGGTCAGCTATGTCCAGCCTCGCCTGGTGTGGGAAGTCACGCTTCTGCAAGCTGTAGCAGTGGATCCGGCAGGTCACTGCTAA
- the nblB gene encoding phycobilisome degradation protein NblB — translation MTITPESVRELLSSEDYGDRLRAVNQIRQLELAPAFELAYTASQDTNTRVRYAALSQMDTLGPQDLPRALELLRDRLLNDPEADVRAAAADCLGALKQPEVLDELCQVYERENEWLVQVSLIAALGELGDPKAIHLLTKALASDTDLVRTAAVGALGELGNPEAVPLLVPFAQDPDWQMRYRVVQALGRLGGPEALSVLQQMQNDESELVSREAKAHL, via the coding sequence ATGACCATTACGCCGGAGTCTGTACGCGAGCTACTCAGCTCTGAAGATTATGGAGACCGCCTGCGGGCAGTCAACCAAATACGCCAGCTAGAGTTAGCTCCTGCCTTCGAGCTGGCTTACACGGCTAGCCAGGACACAAATACTCGGGTGCGCTATGCCGCCTTGAGCCAAATGGATACTTTGGGCCCGCAAGATTTGCCACGGGCTCTCGAACTCCTACGCGACCGTCTGCTCAATGATCCAGAGGCTGATGTTCGCGCTGCTGCTGCTGACTGCTTAGGCGCGCTCAAGCAGCCAGAGGTTCTGGACGAGTTATGCCAGGTCTACGAGCGGGAAAACGAGTGGCTGGTCCAGGTGAGCTTGATTGCTGCTTTGGGTGAATTGGGAGATCCAAAAGCAATCCACCTACTCACTAAAGCTCTAGCTTCGGACACTGACTTAGTGCGTACCGCCGCAGTTGGCGCTTTGGGAGAACTTGGCAACCCTGAAGCCGTGCCCCTGCTAGTGCCTTTTGCCCAAGATCCAGATTGGCAAATGCGTTATCGAGTTGTGCAGGCACTCGGGCGCTTAGGCGGTCCGGAAGCGCTAAGCGTGCTGCAACAAATGCAAAACGATGAATCGGAACTGGTCTCCCGCGAGGCGAAGGCCCACCTGTAA
- a CDS encoding CBS domain-containing protein: protein MTKTVADIMTRDLVVVRPETPLKEAIQILAERRISGFPVVAEDGKLVGVLSETDLMRQEAGAVPPAYILFLDSVIYLESPNRYERDLQKALGQTVGEVMTRKPITITAAASLREAARVMADRKINRLPVVDSADRVIGIVTRGDIVRAMAAE from the coding sequence ATGACCAAAACAGTTGCTGACATCATGACCCGAGACCTGGTTGTGGTGCGGCCTGAAACCCCTTTGAAGGAAGCCATTCAAATCCTGGCAGAACGTCGGATTAGTGGCTTTCCTGTTGTGGCTGAAGATGGCAAGTTAGTGGGGGTGCTGTCAGAAACAGATTTAATGCGGCAGGAAGCTGGAGCGGTACCGCCAGCCTATATTCTGTTTCTAGACAGTGTGATCTACCTCGAAAGCCCCAATCGCTATGAGCGAGACCTACAAAAGGCTTTGGGGCAAACTGTCGGCGAGGTCATGACTCGTAAACCGATCACGATCACTGCTGCAGCCAGTTTACGGGAAGCTGCACGAGTGATGGCTGACCGCAAGATCAACCGCTTGCCCGTAGTAGACAGTGCTGATCGGGTAATCGGCATCGTGACTCGCGGTGACATTGTGCGAGCCATGGCTGCTGAGTAG